From Deltaproteobacteria bacterium, the proteins below share one genomic window:
- a CDS encoding methyltransferase domain-containing protein: MLLTVDLARLRVGPGDLLLDAGCGEGRHCFGALERGARVVGLDLDLGSLKRANHALRERAREKRSFGGMLQGDAFKLPFASATFDRVICAEVMEHVHDYPAAARELARVTKPGGRIAVTIPTTTSELLYLRLGDDYFESPGGHIRIFTPRDLAKALGSAGLRTEGCSFAHGLHTPYWALRSIAGLPRADESALVRAYRLGLIRATASRFAALIEKYALNYICPKSVVLYAEKPA, encoded by the coding sequence GTGCTGCTCACAGTCGATCTCGCGCGGCTTAGGGTCGGCCCCGGCGACTTGTTACTGGACGCCGGCTGCGGCGAGGGCCGCCACTGCTTCGGCGCGCTCGAGCGCGGCGCGCGCGTGGTCGGCCTCGACCTCGACCTCGGCTCGCTGAAGCGCGCCAACCATGCGCTCCGTGAGCGAGCGCGCGAGAAGCGCTCGTTCGGCGGCATGCTGCAAGGCGACGCGTTCAAGCTGCCGTTCGCCAGCGCCACCTTCGACCGCGTGATCTGCGCCGAAGTGATGGAGCACGTGCACGACTACCCCGCCGCCGCGCGCGAGCTCGCGCGCGTGACGAAGCCCGGCGGCCGCATCGCGGTGACGATTCCCACGACGACGAGCGAGCTGCTCTACCTGCGTCTCGGCGACGACTACTTCGAGAGCCCCGGCGGCCACATCCGCATCTTTACGCCGCGCGATCTCGCCAAGGCACTGGGCAGCGCCGGGCTGCGCACCGAGGGCTGCTCCTTCGCGCACGGGCTGCACACGCCCTACTGGGCGCTGCGCTCGATCGCGGGATTGCCGCGCGCCGACGAGAGCGCACTCGTGCGCGCGTACCGTTTGGGCTTGATTCGCGCGACGGCATCACGATTTGCCGCGCTGATCGAGAAGTACGCGTTGAACTACATCTGTCCGAAGAGCGTCGTGCTGTACGCCGAGAAACCAGCGTGA
- a CDS encoding MBL fold metallo-hydrolase: MSELLMIGTSDHFCSGGRRQAAYLLRGASGLALIDCGQTTLAGLGATGVSRNEIDAIVVSHFHADHFGGVPSFLLATLDFEDRRRRPLVIAGPRGIEERVRAAARATGHGLDHYRFAYPLRFLELHPGGPQQVGPVRVELFEVNHAPESCPHGMRIDDGARRVAYSGDTGWFEGLPRAVSGADLFLCDCTHVRPEYAYHLSLEELSAKRAQLDVGQIVLTHLGRDMREHGPAEGFSIADDGLTYKL, encoded by the coding sequence ATGAGCGAGCTGCTCATGATCGGCACGAGCGACCACTTCTGCTCCGGGGGCCGGAGGCAGGCGGCGTACCTCTTGCGCGGTGCGTCGGGGCTCGCGCTGATCGACTGCGGGCAGACCACGCTCGCCGGGCTCGGAGCGACCGGCGTCTCGCGCAACGAGATCGACGCGATCGTCGTCTCGCACTTTCACGCCGACCACTTCGGCGGCGTGCCCTCGTTCCTGCTCGCGACGCTCGACTTCGAGGATCGTCGCCGCCGACCGCTCGTGATCGCGGGCCCGCGCGGCATCGAGGAGCGCGTGCGCGCCGCGGCGCGCGCCACCGGCCACGGGCTCGACCACTACCGCTTCGCGTATCCGCTGCGCTTCCTCGAGCTGCACCCAGGCGGCCCGCAGCAAGTAGGCCCCGTGCGCGTGGAGCTGTTCGAGGTGAACCACGCGCCGGAGTCGTGCCCGCACGGCATGCGCATCGACGACGGCGCGCGCCGTGTCGCCTACTCGGGCGACACGGGCTGGTTCGAGGGTCTGCCGCGCGCGGTCAGCGGCGCCGATCTCTTTCTGTGCGACTGCACCCACGTGCGCCCCGAGTACGCCTACCACCTGAGCCTCGAAGAGCTCTCCGCGAAGCGCGCGCAGCTCGACGTGGGCCAAATCGTGCTCACGCACCTCGGCCGAGACATGCGCGAGCACGGCCCCGCGGAAGGCTTCTCGATCGCGGACGACGGGCTCACGTACAAGCTGTAG
- a CDS encoding methyltransferase domain-containing protein yields MTDVIPTGTTRDSNFLFERMTRATLDATLAAPGKLILDVASGFGQDAIALRARGAEVVGAEPSARMTAWARLMSEKAEGSVPHWVRGWSDALPFADATFDAAYCKGALDHFDRPELAISEMARVTRPDGRVVLAVANFDSLACRAARAQDRFREGTLGRAPKRGRRHYDVPADHFTRYELALLREHCARFVAIERVVGLSLAWGLPSWTRFVEAVPAFIANAALRAADLGARVAPRLADVIVMVGRPKR; encoded by the coding sequence ATGACCGACGTGATTCCCACCGGAACCACGCGCGACTCGAACTTCCTGTTCGAGCGGATGACCCGCGCCACGCTGGACGCGACGCTCGCCGCGCCTGGCAAGCTCATTCTCGACGTCGCGAGCGGCTTCGGGCAGGACGCGATCGCTCTGCGCGCGCGCGGCGCCGAAGTGGTCGGGGCCGAGCCGTCCGCGCGCATGACGGCGTGGGCGCGCCTGATGAGTGAGAAGGCCGAAGGCTCCGTCCCGCACTGGGTGCGCGGCTGGAGCGACGCGCTGCCGTTCGCCGACGCCACGTTCGACGCAGCCTACTGCAAGGGCGCGCTCGACCACTTCGATCGGCCCGAGCTCGCGATCTCCGAGATGGCGCGCGTGACGAGGCCGGACGGTCGCGTCGTGCTCGCCGTCGCGAACTTCGATTCGCTCGCGTGCAGAGCTGCGCGCGCACAGGATCGCTTCCGCGAGGGCACGCTCGGGCGCGCGCCGAAGCGCGGCCGCCGTCACTACGACGTGCCCGCCGACCACTTCACGCGCTACGAGCTGGCGTTGTTACGGGAACACTGCGCGCGCTTCGTCGCGATCGAGCGGGTCGTCGGCCTCTCGCTCGCGTGGGGCCTCCCGAGCTGGACGCGCTTCGTGGAGGCGGTGCCCGCGTTCATCGCGAATGCTGCGCTGCGGGCTGCGGATCTCGGTGCGCGCGTCGCGCCGCGGCTCGCGGACGTGATCGTGATGGTGGGGAGGCCGAAGCGCTGA
- a CDS encoding glycosyltransferase family 4 protein: MRIALLTYRGNMYCGGQGIYASYLAREWQKAGHDVHVFAGPPFPTLEPGIPLHKIENENVFGTPLREWARGRDPRRLLTPLNLWELGSSRIGVFPEMQTFGFRLLRRWPELQRRYGFDVVFDNQCLAWGLLGLQKLGTPVVSVIHHPLHLDREADFAVDPRFIKKVRRTLYFPLFMQQQVAPRLAKIVTVSEASRAEIEKCFRIPEKDIAVVYNGTDAELFRPHPEVAKETDLIFIGRTEDRKKGIGTLLEALSLLPEHVTLKIVDGRIPPDGLVPRLVEKFGLQRRVRFQPKFLEIADLVREYSTGRIAVVPSFFEGFGFPASEAMACGVPVIANAAGALPEVVGTDGNAGVIVPPRNPPALAAAIADVLADPARAERMGRAARERVLRLFRWEQAARELVQVFEDVTRAAHSRSRAA, encoded by the coding sequence ATGCGGATCGCGCTGCTGACCTACCGCGGCAACATGTACTGCGGCGGCCAAGGCATCTACGCCTCGTACCTCGCGCGCGAGTGGCAGAAGGCGGGACACGACGTGCACGTGTTCGCGGGGCCGCCCTTCCCCACGCTCGAGCCGGGCATTCCGCTGCACAAGATCGAGAACGAGAACGTCTTCGGGACGCCGCTGCGCGAGTGGGCGCGCGGGCGCGATCCGCGCCGGCTACTGACGCCGCTGAACCTCTGGGAGCTCGGCTCGTCGCGCATCGGCGTGTTCCCGGAGATGCAGACCTTCGGCTTCCGCTTGTTGCGGCGGTGGCCCGAGCTGCAGCGGCGCTACGGCTTCGATGTCGTGTTCGACAACCAGTGCCTGGCGTGGGGGTTGTTAGGACTCCAGAAGCTCGGCACGCCCGTCGTGTCGGTGATCCACCACCCGCTGCACCTCGATCGCGAGGCGGACTTCGCAGTCGACCCGCGCTTCATCAAGAAGGTGCGCCGCACGCTCTACTTCCCGCTCTTCATGCAGCAGCAGGTCGCGCCGCGGCTCGCGAAGATCGTCACGGTCAGCGAGGCCTCGCGCGCCGAGATCGAGAAGTGCTTCCGCATCCCGGAGAAGGACATCGCGGTCGTCTACAACGGCACCGACGCCGAGCTGTTTCGTCCGCATCCCGAGGTCGCGAAGGAGACGGACCTCATCTTCATCGGGCGCACCGAGGATCGGAAGAAGGGCATCGGCACTCTGCTCGAGGCGCTCTCGCTGCTGCCCGAGCACGTCACGCTGAAGATCGTCGACGGCCGCATTCCGCCCGACGGGCTCGTGCCGCGGCTCGTCGAGAAGTTCGGCCTTCAGCGGCGCGTGCGCTTCCAGCCGAAGTTCCTCGAGATCGCCGACCTCGTGCGCGAGTACTCGACCGGCCGCATCGCGGTCGTGCCGTCGTTCTTCGAAGGCTTCGGCTTCCCCGCGAGCGAGGCGATGGCGTGCGGAGTTCCGGTGATCGCGAACGCGGCAGGCGCGCTTCCGGAGGTGGTCGGCACGGACGGCAACGCCGGCGTGATCGTGCCGCCGCGCAATCCGCCGGCGCTCGCCGCGGCGATCGCGGACGTGCTCGCGGACCCCGCGCGCGCCGAGCGCATGGGCCGCGCGGCGCGCGAGCGCGTGCTGCGCCTCTTCCGCTGGGAGCAAGCCGCGCGCGAGCTCGTGCAAGTGTTCGAGGACGTGACGCGTGCTGCTCACAGTCGATCTCGCGCGGCTTAG
- a CDS encoding anhydro-N-acetylmuramic acid kinase, whose translation MLRSMRVIGLMSGTSADGIDAALVEWPDGEDAQPFRLVAHTESPYQPAFQARIHRLAAGRVPGAEALRELAALDVEIGEHFAAAAARCAEAASLSLAEVDAIGSHGQTVAHHPELRATLQIGDPSVIAERTGCTVVADFRPRDVAAGGEGAPLAPFFHWASMRDANEARLVLNLGGIANVTWLPRGGRGEDVIAFDVGPANSLCDGVVATLTSGAERFDRDGARARGGRVIPALLDELLADPFLARRPPKSTGRERYGIAEAEQLAKRFTDAPDDLVATLVEFTAAAVARAARDFLAGTPQRLLVGGGGAKNPAVMAALARQLPGVRVEPMEAAGVSSAAAEAMAFSLLARNALLGLANHLPQCTGSRGARVLGEIALGSSPRARAAVRLR comes from the coding sequence ATGCTGCGCAGCATGCGCGTGATCGGACTCATGTCGGGCACTTCGGCGGATGGCATCGACGCGGCGCTCGTCGAGTGGCCGGACGGCGAGGACGCGCAGCCGTTTCGCCTCGTCGCGCACACCGAGTCGCCCTACCAGCCCGCGTTCCAGGCGCGCATCCATCGCCTCGCTGCGGGTCGCGTGCCGGGCGCCGAGGCGCTGCGCGAGCTCGCCGCGCTCGACGTCGAGATCGGCGAGCACTTTGCGGCTGCGGCGGCGCGCTGCGCGGAGGCCGCGAGCCTCTCGCTCGCCGAGGTCGATGCGATCGGCTCGCACGGGCAGACCGTCGCGCATCACCCCGAGCTGCGCGCGACGCTGCAGATCGGCGATCCCTCGGTCATCGCGGAGCGCACGGGCTGCACCGTCGTCGCAGACTTCCGGCCGCGCGATGTCGCCGCGGGCGGCGAGGGCGCACCCCTCGCGCCGTTCTTTCACTGGGCCTCGATGCGCGATGCGAACGAGGCGCGCCTCGTGCTGAACCTCGGCGGCATCGCGAACGTGACCTGGCTGCCGCGCGGCGGGCGCGGCGAGGACGTGATCGCGTTCGACGTCGGTCCCGCGAACTCGCTGTGCGACGGCGTGGTCGCGACCCTGACGAGCGGGGCCGAGCGCTTCGATCGCGACGGCGCGCGCGCGCGCGGCGGGCGCGTGATCCCCGCGCTCCTCGACGAGCTGCTCGCGGACCCGTTTCTCGCGCGGCGTCCGCCGAAGTCGACGGGCCGCGAGCGTTACGGAATCGCGGAGGCCGAGCAGCTCGCGAAGCGCTTTACCGACGCGCCCGACGATCTCGTCGCGACGCTCGTCGAGTTCACCGCCGCAGCGGTCGCGCGTGCCGCGCGCGACTTTCTCGCCGGCACCCCGCAGCGCCTGCTCGTCGGCGGCGGCGGAGCGAAGAACCCCGCGGTGATGGCCGCGCTCGCGCGCCAGCTCCCCGGGGTGCGGGTCGAGCCGATGGAGGCGGCGGGCGTTTCGTCCGCGGCAGCGGAGGCGATGGCCTTCTCGCTGCTCGCGCGCAACGCGCTGCTCGGGCTCGCGAATCACCTGCCGCAGTGCACCGGCTCGCGCGGCGCGCGCGTGCTCGGCGAGATCGCGCTCGGCAGCTCGCCGCGGGCGCGAGCGGCGGTGCGCCTCCGCTAG
- a CDS encoding phosphotransferase: MSAADEAQRVRALAEESLGEAVADVAPLSAALGLRRFHRVRTASGRSAIARVETEEDPAGRPPGIPPEPALGPIRALYERAGLPVPKRYGSAPGIELLEDFGDESLYAHSQKCSAAETEALVARALDLLPRLQRIADNGSGVEAFARKLDAPYFAYKADLFVRHSLAAALGRGPTAAEEAALRDAFAWIGAECARAPLRLAHRDFQSQNLLLRADGSLGLIDLQGAFLAPPEYDAVCLLRDSYLELAERFVDAQLARLRPLLPGAPDAASFHARFDLLTVTRKGKDHARFLYAAKERGDTRFLAFAPRTQRMLARAARRAAGLDARIARAAELLSRWDER, translated from the coding sequence GTGAGCGCTGCGGACGAGGCGCAGCGCGTGCGCGCGCTGGCGGAGGAGTCGCTCGGCGAAGCCGTCGCCGATGTCGCGCCGCTCTCGGCCGCGCTCGGCTTGCGCCGCTTCCACCGCGTGCGCACCGCGAGCGGCCGCAGCGCGATCGCGCGCGTCGAGACCGAGGAAGATCCCGCCGGCCGCCCGCCCGGGATCCCGCCGGAGCCCGCGCTGGGTCCGATCCGCGCGCTCTACGAACGCGCGGGGCTGCCGGTGCCGAAGCGTTACGGAAGCGCGCCCGGCATCGAGCTTCTCGAGGACTTCGGCGACGAGTCGCTCTACGCGCACTCGCAGAAATGCAGCGCCGCCGAGACCGAGGCGCTCGTGGCGCGCGCGCTCGACTTGCTGCCGCGTCTTCAGCGCATCGCCGACAACGGCAGCGGTGTCGAGGCGTTCGCGCGCAAGCTCGACGCGCCCTACTTCGCGTACAAGGCGGACTTGTTCGTGCGCCACAGCCTCGCCGCGGCGCTCGGGCGAGGGCCGACCGCGGCCGAGGAGGCCGCGCTGCGCGACGCGTTCGCCTGGATCGGCGCCGAGTGCGCGCGCGCACCGCTGCGCCTCGCGCACCGCGACTTCCAGAGCCAGAACTTGCTCTTGCGCGCGGATGGATCGCTCGGCTTGATCGACCTGCAGGGCGCCTTCCTCGCCCCGCCCGAGTACGACGCGGTGTGCTTGCTGCGGGACTCGTACCTCGAGCTGGCCGAGCGCTTCGTCGACGCGCAGCTCGCGCGGCTGCGCCCGCTGCTTCCGGGCGCTCCAGACGCCGCCTCGTTCCACGCGCGCTTCGACCTGCTGACTGTCACGCGCAAGGGCAAGGACCACGCGCGCTTCCTCTACGCCGCGAAGGAGCGCGGCGACACGCGCTTCCTCGCGTTCGCGCCGCGCACGCAGCGCATGCTCGCTCGCGCGGCGCGGCGTGCCGCGGGCCTCGATGCGCGCATCGCGCGCGCGGCGGAGCTGCTCTCGCGCTGGGACGAACGCTGA
- a CDS encoding NTP transferase domain-containing protein has product MRGMIVAAGLGTRLRPLTEWLPKPAVPVRGVPLIAYGLELLAAAGVTEAVINAHHLPERLREAAERFCPPRLRTRFSFERDLLHTGGGIRRVASFLRESERCVILGGDMIVDLDLAALIRAHDASGRAVTAALADDHRVASFGSIGLDAAGRLRRIGRRFDLGGETQRGLYTWVNVLSARAFDSMPDRDVFNHLEDWWGPLAASDAGAVGGEVLGRGACAWEPVGTPAEYLAANFEPIALRYFDADRAARARGARLEPNLIAGAGAQIGADCALERVVVWPDERVPAGTRAAQGVFACGRFISCAEGGEA; this is encoded by the coding sequence ATGCGCGGCATGATCGTTGCGGCGGGGCTCGGCACGCGTCTGCGGCCGCTCACCGAATGGCTCCCCAAGCCCGCGGTTCCGGTGCGGGGCGTCCCGCTGATCGCCTACGGCCTCGAGCTGCTCGCGGCGGCGGGCGTGACGGAGGCCGTGATCAACGCCCACCATCTGCCCGAACGCCTGCGGGAGGCAGCCGAACGCTTCTGCCCACCCCGACTGCGAACTCGCTTCTCGTTCGAGCGTGACTTGCTTCACACTGGCGGCGGCATTCGCCGCGTAGCTTCTTTCCTCCGCGAAAGCGAGCGCTGCGTGATCTTGGGCGGAGACATGATCGTCGACCTCGACCTGGCCGCGTTGATTCGCGCGCACGACGCCTCGGGCCGCGCCGTCACGGCGGCTCTCGCGGACGACCACCGCGTCGCGAGCTTCGGCTCGATCGGCCTCGACGCCGCGGGCCGCCTGCGCCGGATCGGGCGCCGCTTCGACCTCGGCGGGGAGACGCAGCGCGGCCTCTACACGTGGGTGAACGTGCTCTCCGCACGCGCCTTCGACTCGATGCCGGACCGCGACGTGTTCAATCACCTCGAAGATTGGTGGGGACCGCTCGCCGCGAGCGACGCCGGCGCGGTGGGCGGCGAAGTGCTCGGCCGCGGCGCGTGCGCCTGGGAGCCGGTGGGCACGCCCGCGGAGTACTTGGCGGCGAACTTCGAGCCCATCGCGCTGCGCTACTTCGACGCAGACCGCGCCGCGCGCGCGCGTGGCGCACGCCTCGAGCCGAACCTGATCGCGGGAGCCGGCGCACAGATCGGCGCGGACTGCGCGCTCGAGCGCGTCGTGGTGTGGCCCGACGAACGCGTACCGGCTGGCACGCGCGCGGCTCAGGGCGTGTTCGCCTGCGGTCGATTCATCTCGTGCGCGGAGGGCGGCGAGGCATGA
- a CDS encoding spore maturation protein: MSVLNWIWAVLMLASVATAAWTGRLADVSGASIASAKSVIDLVVGLVGPMILFLGVVKIASEAGLLNVVVGAVRPLLQRAFPEVPRDHPALGAMVMNLSANVLGLGNAATPLGLKAMVELNKLNRFPGVATDAMALFLAINATSVTLMIPSGVIAIRASFAGEGGDAMAGQVWIATLIATTCSTATAVIAALFFRRLPFFAPRAIDDAEVPPPPSDLPDASLPSAAASEAAPLPQQLLLGALCLALFGGLAHEIWTGWDDPQSLGERVMSGWPLPLLLFSLVAYGVAKNARVYEIAVEGGKEALAVAARIAPYMVMMIVAIEMFRASGALDALIGLLDPLTSLIGVPGSVLPLMLMKPLSGSGALAVLTDTLKTEGPYSYAGFLASAVNGSTETTFYVLTLYLGVIGVKNSRYILPACLLGDVAGYTGAVLATQWLYTGPV, encoded by the coding sequence GTGAGCGTGCTCAATTGGATCTGGGCCGTGCTGATGCTCGCGTCGGTCGCGACCGCGGCCTGGACGGGCAGGCTGGCCGACGTGAGCGGTGCATCGATCGCGAGCGCGAAGAGCGTGATCGACCTCGTGGTCGGCCTGGTCGGCCCGATGATCCTCTTTCTCGGCGTGGTGAAGATCGCGAGCGAGGCGGGGCTCTTGAACGTCGTGGTCGGTGCGGTGCGCCCGCTGCTGCAGCGCGCCTTCCCCGAGGTGCCACGCGATCACCCGGCGCTCGGCGCGATGGTGATGAACCTCTCGGCGAACGTGCTCGGCCTCGGCAACGCCGCGACACCGCTCGGCCTCAAGGCGATGGTCGAGCTGAACAAGCTGAACCGCTTCCCCGGCGTCGCCACCGACGCGATGGCGCTGTTCCTCGCGATCAATGCCACGTCGGTCACGCTGATGATCCCGTCCGGCGTGATCGCGATCCGCGCTTCGTTCGCGGGCGAGGGCGGAGACGCGATGGCGGGCCAAGTCTGGATCGCAACGCTGATCGCGACGACGTGCTCCACGGCGACGGCCGTGATCGCCGCGCTGTTCTTTCGCCGCCTGCCCTTCTTCGCGCCGCGCGCGATAGACGACGCCGAAGTCCCGCCGCCGCCGAGCGATCTGCCGGATGCCTCGCTCCCGAGCGCCGCGGCGAGCGAAGCGGCGCCGCTTCCGCAGCAGTTGTTGCTGGGAGCCCTCTGCCTCGCGCTGTTCGGCGGGCTCGCGCACGAGATCTGGACGGGCTGGGACGATCCGCAGAGTCTCGGCGAGCGCGTGATGTCAGGCTGGCCGCTGCCCCTGCTGCTGTTCTCGCTCGTCGCCTACGGCGTCGCGAAGAATGCGCGCGTGTACGAGATCGCGGTCGAGGGTGGCAAGGAGGCGCTCGCCGTCGCTGCACGCATTGCGCCCTACATGGTGATGATGATCGTCGCGATCGAGATGTTCCGCGCGTCGGGCGCGCTCGATGCGCTGATCGGATTGCTCGACCCGCTGACGTCGCTCATCGGCGTGCCGGGCTCCGTGCTGCCGCTCATGCTGATGAAGCCGCTCTCGGGCTCCGGCGCGCTCGCGGTGCTGACCGACACGCTGAAGACCGAGGGCCCCTACAGCTACGCGGGCTTCCTCGCTTCCGCGGTGAACGGCTCGACCGAGACGACCTTCTACGTGCTCACGCTCTACCTCGGCGTGATCGGCGTGAAGAACTCCCGCTACATCCTGCCCGCGTGCTTGTTGGGCGACGTCGCCGGCTACACCGGCGCCGTGCTCGCGACGCAGTGGCTCTACACGGGCCCGGTGTGA
- a CDS encoding glycosyltransferase family 4 protein: MRVVTSLPQPGRPLRILFVCYRGNMQSGGQGIYLWFLARELTRLGHSVDVLVGPPYPDPMPFARSVSELPNERFWGKWFFRDWKNLLPKPNPLRVFEPLNFWEFGASAFGFLPEPFAFSVRAFREVATRLRAGRRYDLVHDVQCLGYGLLGLRALGLPVVTTVHHPLSVDRRMSFKRDKTLRERLGTWEFYPVEMQSFVARRLDRVFTSSVASAQQIAADFGVRRERLAMVANGIDTELFSPDASEPRRENELLCVARASDPNKGVRKLLEALTLLPREVRVTLVDDAKSEALAWAAKLGVADRLDVTGRLETPDLVRRYRRATLVVVPSRYEGFGLPAAEAMACGTPVLATRAGSLPEVVKTGGGGVLTPVDDEPALARAISELLAAPRLREELGAKGRAGVEAAYGWPSIAARTAQEYVRVMEERRPQA; encoded by the coding sequence GTGCGAGTCGTGACGTCACTGCCGCAGCCGGGTCGACCTCTGCGCATCCTCTTCGTCTGTTATCGCGGCAACATGCAGTCGGGCGGGCAAGGGATCTATCTCTGGTTCCTCGCACGTGAGCTCACGCGACTTGGGCACTCCGTAGATGTCCTCGTGGGCCCGCCCTACCCCGATCCCATGCCATTCGCGCGCAGCGTCAGCGAGCTGCCGAACGAGCGGTTTTGGGGGAAGTGGTTCTTTCGCGACTGGAAGAATCTGCTCCCGAAGCCGAATCCGCTGCGCGTGTTCGAGCCGCTCAACTTCTGGGAATTCGGCGCGTCGGCGTTCGGCTTCCTGCCGGAGCCGTTCGCGTTCAGCGTGCGGGCCTTTCGCGAAGTGGCGACGCGGCTGCGCGCGGGCCGGCGCTACGACCTCGTGCACGACGTGCAATGCCTCGGCTACGGCTTGTTAGGGCTGCGCGCGCTGGGGCTGCCCGTGGTGACGACCGTGCACCACCCGCTGAGCGTCGACCGCCGCATGTCGTTCAAACGCGACAAGACACTTCGCGAGCGGCTCGGCACGTGGGAGTTCTACCCGGTCGAGATGCAGAGCTTCGTCGCGCGCCGGCTCGATCGCGTGTTCACGAGCAGCGTCGCGAGCGCGCAGCAGATCGCTGCCGACTTCGGCGTGCGGCGCGAGCGCCTCGCGATGGTCGCGAACGGCATCGACACCGAGCTGTTCTCGCCCGACGCGAGCGAGCCGCGCCGCGAGAACGAGCTGCTGTGCGTCGCGCGAGCGAGCGACCCGAACAAGGGCGTGCGCAAGCTGCTCGAAGCGCTCACGCTGCTGCCGCGCGAAGTGCGCGTGACGCTCGTGGACGACGCGAAGAGCGAGGCGCTCGCGTGGGCCGCGAAGCTCGGCGTCGCGGATCGCCTCGACGTGACGGGCCGACTCGAGACCCCCGATCTCGTGCGCCGCTATCGCCGCGCGACACTCGTGGTGGTGCCCTCGCGCTACGAGGGCTTCGGTCTTCCCGCGGCGGAGGCGATGGCGTGCGGCACGCCGGTGCTCGCGACGCGCGCCGGCTCGCTCCCGGAAGTCGTCAAGACCGGGGGCGGCGGCGTGCTCACACCCGTCGACGACGAGCCCGCGCTCGCCCGCGCGATCTCGGAGCTGCTCGCCGCACCGCGGCTACGCGAGGAGCTAGGCGCGAAGGGGCGCGCGGGCGTCGAGGCCGCATACGGCTGGCCGAGCATCGCGGCGCGGACGGCGCAGGAGTACGTGCGGGTGATGGAGGAGCGAAGGCCGCAAGCCTGA
- a CDS encoding SDR family oxidoreductase — translation MPRLSQLSRSIVGRGALVTGAASGMGRATAHLFADEGALVAVTDVGAEGVQRVVDEITRAGGNARGWVLNVGDDAEVARVVPEIAAAFGRLDIVVNNAGISRFAPIDHADFVKNWNDSISVLLTAHTRVIRAALPFLRKSDAGRIVNIASTEALGATKYGSPYTAAKTGVIGLTRSLAVELGPEGITVNCICPGPINTGMTAAIQDEHKKIFAKRRTALLRYGDPEEVAHGTLNFCLPASRYMTGAVLPVDGGLTIRNA, via the coding sequence ATGCCTCGCCTCTCTCAGCTCTCGCGCTCGATCGTCGGCCGCGGCGCACTCGTTACGGGCGCCGCGAGCGGCATGGGCCGCGCCACCGCGCACCTGTTCGCGGACGAGGGCGCGCTCGTCGCGGTCACCGACGTGGGCGCGGAAGGCGTGCAGCGCGTCGTCGACGAGATCACGCGCGCGGGCGGCAATGCGCGCGGCTGGGTGCTGAACGTCGGCGACGACGCCGAGGTCGCGCGGGTCGTGCCCGAGATCGCGGCGGCGTTCGGGCGGCTCGACATCGTGGTGAACAACGCGGGCATCTCGCGCTTCGCGCCGATCGACCACGCGGACTTCGTGAAGAACTGGAACGACTCGATCAGCGTGCTGCTCACGGCGCACACGCGCGTGATTCGCGCGGCGCTCCCGTTCCTGCGCAAGAGCGACGCCGGCCGCATCGTCAACATCGCCTCGACCGAGGCGCTCGGCGCGACGAAGTACGGCTCGCCCTACACCGCGGCGAAGACGGGCGTGATCGGCCTGACGAGGTCGCTCGCGGTGGAGCTCGGACCCGAAGGCATCACGGTGAACTGCATCTGCCCCGGTCCGATCAACACGGGCATGACCGCGGCGATCCAGGACGAGCACAAGAAGATCTTCGCGAAGCGCCGCACCGCGCTGCTCCGCTACGGCGATCCGGAAGAAGTCGCGCACGGCACGCTGAACTTCTGCCTGCCGGCGTCGCGGTACATGACGGGCGCGGTGCTGCCGGTGGATGGTGGGCTGACGATCAGGAACGCATAG